In Urechidicola croceus, a single window of DNA contains:
- the pgmB gene encoding beta-phosphoglucomutase, with protein MSKKALIFDLDGVIVDTAKYHYKAWKKLANNLGFDFTEEQNELLKGVSRVKSLEILLEIGNVTLSDEEKLKVMNEKNEHYLGFITKMEQDEILEGIPEVLNYLRENKVPFSLGSASKNARLILTQLNLIDLFDAIVDGNDVSKAKPDPEVFLIAADKLKTAPENCIVVEDAIAGIEAANSAQMTSIGIGDKETLGEADIVLSSTAELNIELLEKLLRK; from the coding sequence ATGAGTAAAAAAGCATTGATATTCGATTTAGATGGAGTAATAGTAGATACTGCAAAATATCACTATAAAGCTTGGAAAAAATTAGCCAATAACCTTGGTTTTGATTTTACAGAAGAACAAAACGAATTACTAAAAGGAGTAAGTAGAGTAAAATCTCTAGAGATACTTTTAGAAATTGGTAACGTTACGCTTTCAGACGAAGAAAAGTTGAAAGTGATGAATGAAAAAAATGAACACTATTTAGGTTTTATTACCAAAATGGAACAAGATGAAATTCTAGAAGGAATACCTGAAGTTTTGAATTATTTAAGAGAAAATAAAGTTCCTTTTTCATTAGGGTCAGCGAGTAAAAATGCGAGGCTAATATTAACGCAATTGAATCTTATTGATTTATTTGATGCAATTGTTGATGGAAATGATGTTTCTAAAGCTAAACCAGATCCTGAAGTGTTTTTAATTGCCGCAGATAAATTAAAAACTGCACCTGAAAACTGTATTGTTGTTGAAGATGCAATCGCTGGAATCGAAGCAGCAAATTCTGCTCAAATGACAAGTATTGGAATTGGAGACAAAGAAACGCTAGGAGAAGCAGATATTGTTTTGAGTTCAACTGCTGAACTGAATATTGAATTGTTAGAAAAATTATTAAGAAAATAG
- a CDS encoding LacI family DNA-binding transcriptional regulator, whose translation MKPKITLKKIAKEFEVSISTVSKALKGSHEISVELKEKIQAFAKLYHYKPNSIAVRLQNQQTKVIGVVVPDIVHHFFSTVIRGIEEETNKRGYSVMICLSNESYEKEMMNIEMFTNGSVDGLIVSISKETQAKNDYSHFNDLLEDGFPLVMFDRVNDNFKCDKVIIDDVGGAFNATNHLLDIGCKNIALITTPRHVTVGSLRREGYEKAHLKRGMSINENSIIEINETEDLGEQISKLFISNPPDGIFAVNELYAVTAMNRAREKGFRIPDDISVIGFTDGPISQLSLPPLTTVVQHGFTMGKQVAELLLNRIESKEELEPQKIVISTNLKIRKSTKSI comes from the coding sequence ATGAAGCCAAAAATCACATTAAAAAAAATAGCAAAAGAGTTTGAAGTTTCGATTTCAACTGTTTCAAAGGCTTTAAAAGGAAGTCATGAAATAAGTGTTGAATTAAAGGAGAAAATTCAAGCTTTTGCAAAATTATACCATTACAAACCAAATAGTATTGCTGTTAGGCTTCAAAATCAGCAAACTAAAGTTATTGGAGTTGTTGTTCCAGATATAGTTCATCACTTTTTTTCTACTGTAATTAGAGGTATAGAGGAGGAAACCAATAAAAGAGGGTATAGTGTAATGATTTGTTTATCAAATGAATCTTATGAAAAGGAAATGATGAATATTGAAATGTTTACTAATGGAAGTGTTGATGGATTGATTGTGTCTATTTCTAAAGAAACTCAGGCAAAAAATGATTATTCACATTTCAATGATTTATTAGAAGATGGTTTTCCTTTAGTTATGTTTGATAGGGTAAATGATAATTTTAAATGTGATAAAGTAATTATTGATGATGTGGGTGGTGCTTTTAATGCTACTAATCATTTGTTGGATATTGGCTGTAAGAATATAGCGCTTATAACAACTCCAAGGCATGTAACAGTAGGTAGTTTGAGACGGGAAGGTTATGAAAAAGCACATTTAAAAAGAGGGATGTCTATCAATGAAAATTCTATTATAGAAATAAATGAAACCGAAGATTTAGGTGAGCAAATATCAAAACTTTTTATTAGTAATCCACCTGATGGAATATTTGCCGTAAATGAATTGTATGCTGTAACTGCAATGAATAGAGCAAGAGAAAAAGGATTTAGAATACCAGATGATATTAGTGTTATTGGATTTACTGATGGGCCAATTTCTCAATTATCCCTTCCTCCATTAACAACTGTTGTTCAACATGGGTTTACTATGGGAAAACAAGTTGCTGAGTTATTGTTAAATAGAATTGAAAGTAAGGAAGAACTAGAACCTCAGAAAATTGTGATATCTACCAATTTAAAAATTCGTAAATCAACAAAAAGCATATAA
- a CDS encoding SusC/RagA family TonB-linked outer membrane protein, translating into MKNIRIFLILVLLPFSIFAQQNITGKVTEKSTGDDLPGVGVVIKGSNKGTSTDFNGNYALSNVNPGDILTFSFLGYETIEVTVGSSNVINVALTEGSEALDEVVVIGYGTTTIKDATGSVASIKADDVNKGATASAEQLLVGKVAGVQVTTGGGAPGTGSTIRIRGGSSLSASNNPLIVIDGVPIDNNSVAGARNPLNLINPNDIESYSILKDASATAIYGSRASNGVIIITTKKGKSGEIEINYSANVSLHENIESVDALSADQFRDYVNTNGTATDIALLGSENTDWQDQIFQKAMGTDHNISVSGGNGRTNFRGSVGYTNLDGTLKTSKLERATYTLSIGTNFFDEHLKVDLNAKASSIGNRFADYGAIGNAIGFDPTQPVYDNSSPYGGYFEWIDPSTGNAQAVGAPRNPLALLKQRNNRAGVSRIISNIQFDYKMHFLPELKANLNLGIDKSSSDGTNDIYNSSTTVLADGTNPGNSSIYDQSKENKLMDFYLNYVKDIESINSTVDVMAGYSYQNFVDKGSNTSNLQNPTISEYSDYFNELNLQSFFGRLNYTLADKYLFTVTYRRDGSSRFSKENRWGNFPSAAFAWKMTEEPFLQNAKNISNLKLRLGWGLTGQQEVGGYYPAIETYLASTNTAQYQFANNYINTFRAQPFNTTLKWEETSTYNVGLDFGFYDDRLSGSIDGYFRETVDLLNFIPFPGGSSLSNAGDANIGKMENKGIEFALNGKAIQTEDMNLNLGVNVTWNDTEITQLTTNDGPDYDGVPTGGFTGGVGNNIQIHSVGYAPNSFFVYQQVYDSNGKPLEDVYVDRNNDGEITLADRYRYENPTADITVGFNTQFNYKNWDFSMSWRGSFGNYVYNNVDSNLGFDLQLLNPAFPTVISNGVENVLETGFINGGTERYLSDYYIQDASFVKLDNVGVGYNFDNALGDDTNLKLNLTVQNALIITDYEGLDPEVFGGIDYNIYPRPRIYTLGVNLNF; encoded by the coding sequence ATGAAAAATATAAGAATATTTTTAATTCTTGTGCTTTTACCTTTTAGTATTTTTGCTCAGCAAAATATAACAGGTAAAGTTACAGAAAAATCGACAGGTGACGATCTACCTGGCGTTGGTGTAGTAATCAAAGGTTCCAATAAAGGAACTTCTACTGATTTTAATGGAAACTACGCCCTAAGTAATGTAAATCCTGGAGATATTTTAACCTTCTCGTTTTTAGGATATGAAACAATCGAAGTAACAGTAGGCTCTAGTAATGTTATTAATGTTGCACTAACTGAAGGTAGTGAGGCGTTAGACGAAGTAGTTGTAATTGGTTATGGAACGACTACAATTAAGGATGCAACTGGTTCTGTTGCTTCAATTAAAGCAGATGATGTTAATAAAGGTGCTACTGCATCAGCTGAGCAATTGTTGGTAGGTAAAGTTGCCGGAGTACAAGTAACAACTGGCGGTGGTGCTCCTGGTACAGGTAGTACTATTAGAATTAGAGGTGGTTCTTCACTATCTGCAAGTAATAATCCTTTAATTGTTATTGATGGTGTTCCGATTGACAATAATAGTGTTGCTGGAGCAAGAAATCCTCTTAACTTAATTAACCCTAATGATATCGAATCGTACAGTATTCTAAAAGATGCTTCGGCAACTGCTATTTATGGTTCAAGAGCTTCAAATGGGGTAATTATTATTACTACTAAAAAAGGTAAAAGCGGAGAAATTGAAATCAACTACTCTGCCAATGTATCACTTCATGAAAACATCGAGAGTGTTGATGCATTATCTGCAGATCAATTTAGAGACTATGTCAATACCAATGGTACTGCTACTGATATAGCGTTATTAGGAAGTGAAAATACTGATTGGCAAGATCAAATATTCCAAAAGGCAATGGGAACAGATCACAACATTAGTGTTTCTGGTGGAAATGGAAGAACTAATTTTAGAGGTTCTGTAGGATATACAAATCTTGATGGAACATTAAAAACTTCAAAATTAGAAAGAGCTACTTATACATTAAGTATTGGCACAAACTTCTTTGATGAACACTTAAAAGTTGATTTAAATGCCAAAGCATCTTCAATAGGAAATAGATTTGCAGATTATGGTGCTATTGGTAATGCTATTGGATTTGATCCGACTCAACCAGTATATGATAACTCTTCACCTTATGGAGGGTATTTTGAATGGATTGACCCTTCTACTGGAAATGCTCAAGCAGTTGGCGCACCAAGAAACCCCTTAGCATTGTTAAAACAAAGAAACAATCGAGCAGGTGTAAGCAGAATTATTAGCAATATCCAATTTGACTATAAAATGCATTTTTTACCTGAGTTAAAAGCAAATTTAAATTTAGGTATAGATAAATCAAGTAGTGATGGTACAAATGATATTTATAACTCATCTACTACTGTTTTAGCAGATGGAACAAACCCAGGAAATTCTTCTATTTATGACCAAAGTAAAGAGAATAAATTAATGGATTTCTATTTAAATTATGTGAAAGATATTGAATCTATTAATAGTACTGTTGATGTAATGGCTGGTTATTCATACCAAAATTTTGTAGATAAAGGTTCAAACACATCAAATTTACAAAATCCAACAATTTCTGAATATAGTGATTATTTCAACGAATTGAATCTTCAATCATTTTTTGGAAGGTTAAATTATACGTTGGCTGATAAATACTTATTTACAGTAACTTACAGAAGAGATGGATCTTCAAGATTTAGTAAAGAGAATAGATGGGGTAATTTCCCTTCGGCAGCATTCGCTTGGAAAATGACAGAAGAACCATTCTTACAAAATGCTAAAAATATTTCAAATTTAAAACTTCGTTTAGGTTGGGGACTTACAGGACAGCAAGAAGTTGGTGGTTATTATCCAGCAATTGAAACATATTTAGCTAGTACAAATACAGCTCAATATCAATTTGCAAATAATTACATTAATACTTTTAGAGCACAACCTTTCAACACTACCTTAAAATGGGAAGAAACTTCTACGTATAATGTTGGATTAGATTTTGGTTTTTATGATGATAGATTAAGTGGTAGTATAGATGGTTACTTTAGAGAAACGGTAGATTTATTAAACTTCATACCTTTTCCTGGTGGATCTTCGTTATCAAATGCTGGTGATGCTAACATTGGTAAAATGGAGAACAAAGGAATTGAATTTGCCTTAAATGGTAAAGCGATTCAAACTGAAGATATGAATTTAAACCTTGGAGTTAATGTTACCTGGAACGATACTGAAATTACTCAGTTAACTACCAATGATGGTCCTGATTATGATGGTGTACCAACTGGAGGTTTCACAGGTGGTGTTGGTAACAATATTCAAATTCACTCAGTTGGTTATGCTCCAAATTCATTTTTCGTTTACCAACAAGTATATGATTCAAATGGAAAACCATTGGAAGATGTATATGTAGATAGAAATAACGATGGTGAAATCACTTTAGCAGATAGATATAGATACGAAAACCCAACTGCTGATATAACAGTAGGCTTCAATACTCAATTCAACTATAAAAACTGGGACTTTTCAATGTCTTGGAGAGGAAGTTTCGGAAACTATGTATACAATAATGTTGATTCTAACTTAGGTTTTGATTTACAATTGTTAAACCCTGCTTTTCCTACTGTAATTTCTAACGGAGTTGAAAACGTATTGGAAACTGGATTTATTAATGGTGGTACTGAAAGGTACTTATCCGATTACTATATTCAAGATGCATCATTTGTGAAATTAGACAATGTCGGTGTAGGTTACAACTTTGACAATGCACTTGGAGATGACACAAATCTAAAATTGAACTTAACAGTTCAAAACGCATTGATTATTACTGATTATGAAGGTTTAGATCCTGAAGTTTTCGGAGGAATTGATTATAACATTTATCCAAGACCAAGAATTTATACACTTGGTGTTAATTTAAACTTTTAA
- a CDS encoding glycoside hydrolase family 65 protein encodes MNIDYIVPNDWSIIEDGFNKEDVTSSESLFSIGNGAMGQRANFEEKYSGETFQGSYIGGIYYPDKTRVGWWKNGYPEYFAKVLNAPNWIGIGVKVNGEELDLNACKVSDFRRELNMKEGWLSRTFKATMSDREEIQVTSIRFLSLDINEVGAIKYSVKALNFDGEVEFTPYLDGGIVNEDSNYDEFFWKIKDIQEGDNDAVILSETLKTEFGVATGMKVDFQLNDDEVSFDKTILKEDKSISYQYKTRVNKGDTISMIKFGGYCQSMNHPKEKLIECSQKTLQKAFDLGFDTLLEMQKKSWAKVWETADIIIEGDVKAQQAIRFNIFQLNQTYSGENSRLNIGPKGFTGEKYGGSTYWDTEAYCIPFYMSTKDKDVARNLLKYRHNQLGKAIENAEKLGFKNGAALYPMVTMNGEECHNEWEITFEEIHRNGAMIYAIYNYVNYTDDYSYIPEYGMEVMIAVARFWHQRATWSEDKNKYVILGVTGPNEYENNINNNFYTNYLAKWCIEYAVENLSKLKDEYADDFARIMSLTKLSDSEMESWMKVADNMYFPYSEKHEVYLQQDGFLDKEIIPVSQLPKSERPINQKWSWDRILRSCYIKQADVLQGFYMFEDRFDKKTIEKHFDFYEPITVHESSLSPCIHSILAVSIDRMPKAYEQYLRTSRLDLDDYNHEVHEGLHITSMAGTWMSIVQGFGGMRNFDGKLSFNPQIPAEWTSYSFKINFRGSTLKVYKSQTECKFINESDKDVEIYLGDEKIIVSSNKLVQV; translated from the coding sequence ATGAATATAGATTATATAGTTCCAAACGATTGGTCAATCATTGAAGATGGTTTTAATAAAGAGGATGTTACATCATCTGAAAGTTTATTTAGTATCGGTAATGGCGCCATGGGTCAACGTGCCAATTTTGAAGAAAAATATAGTGGAGAAACTTTTCAAGGAAGTTATATTGGAGGTATTTATTATCCAGATAAAACAAGAGTTGGTTGGTGGAAAAACGGATATCCAGAATATTTTGCCAAAGTATTAAATGCTCCAAATTGGATTGGGATAGGTGTTAAGGTTAATGGTGAAGAGTTAGATTTAAACGCATGTAAAGTATCTGATTTTCGTCGTGAATTGAACATGAAAGAAGGATGGTTGTCTCGTACGTTTAAGGCTACAATGTCAGATAGAGAAGAAATCCAAGTAACATCAATACGTTTTTTATCATTAGATATTAATGAAGTTGGTGCTATAAAATATAGTGTGAAAGCATTAAACTTTGATGGCGAAGTTGAATTTACTCCTTATTTAGATGGAGGAATTGTCAATGAAGATTCTAATTACGATGAGTTTTTCTGGAAAATTAAAGATATTCAAGAAGGAGATAATGATGCCGTGATTTTATCTGAAACTTTAAAGACTGAATTTGGCGTTGCTACAGGAATGAAAGTTGATTTCCAACTAAATGATGATGAGGTTTCATTTGACAAAACTATTCTTAAAGAAGACAAAAGTATTTCTTATCAATATAAAACACGAGTAAATAAAGGTGACACTATATCCATGATCAAATTTGGTGGTTATTGCCAATCAATGAATCATCCAAAGGAAAAATTGATTGAATGTTCACAAAAAACGTTGCAAAAAGCCTTTGATTTGGGATTTGATACGTTGCTTGAAATGCAAAAAAAATCTTGGGCTAAAGTTTGGGAAACGGCTGATATTATTATTGAAGGAGATGTAAAAGCACAACAAGCAATTCGATTCAATATTTTTCAGTTAAATCAAACATATTCTGGTGAAAATTCAAGGTTAAATATTGGACCAAAAGGATTTACTGGAGAAAAATACGGAGGAAGTACATATTGGGACACAGAAGCCTATTGTATTCCTTTTTATATGAGTACTAAGGATAAAGATGTTGCACGTAATTTATTAAAATATCGTCATAACCAATTAGGGAAAGCCATAGAAAACGCTGAGAAATTAGGGTTTAAAAATGGTGCTGCTTTGTACCCAATGGTAACTATGAATGGTGAAGAATGTCATAACGAATGGGAAATTACTTTCGAAGAAATTCACCGTAACGGAGCCATGATTTATGCAATTTATAACTATGTAAACTATACGGATGATTACAGTTATATTCCAGAATATGGAATGGAAGTAATGATTGCCGTAGCACGTTTTTGGCATCAAAGAGCCACATGGTCTGAAGATAAAAATAAGTATGTAATCTTAGGAGTTACGGGTCCAAATGAATACGAGAACAACATTAATAACAATTTTTACACAAATTATTTAGCAAAATGGTGTATAGAATATGCTGTTGAAAATTTATCAAAATTAAAAGATGAATACGCTGATGATTTTGCACGAATTATGTCATTAACTAAGTTGTCAGATTCAGAGATGGAAAGTTGGATGAAAGTTGCAGACAATATGTATTTCCCATATAGTGAAAAGCACGAAGTGTATTTACAACAAGACGGATTCTTAGATAAGGAAATTATTCCTGTAAGTCAATTACCAAAATCAGAAAGACCAATCAATCAAAAATGGTCTTGGGATCGAATTTTACGCTCTTGTTATATCAAACAAGCCGATGTTTTACAAGGATTCTATATGTTTGAAGATAGATTTGATAAGAAAACCATTGAAAAACATTTTGATTTTTATGAGCCAATTACTGTTCATGAATCATCATTGTCACCTTGTATCCATTCAATTTTAGCAGTTTCTATCGATAGAATGCCAAAGGCATATGAGCAATATTTAAGAACGTCTCGTTTAGATTTAGATGACTATAACCACGAAGTTCACGAAGGATTACATATCACTTCAATGGCTGGAACATGGATGTCTATTGTACAAGGGTTTGGTGGTATGCGTAATTTTGATGGAAAATTATCTTTCAATCCGCAAATTCCTGCAGAGTGGACTTCTTATTCTTTCAAGATCAATTTTAGAGGGAGTACTTTGAAAGTTTATAAGAGTCAAACAGAATGTAAGTTTATTAACGAATCTGATAAGGATGTTGAAATTTATTTAGGAGATGAAAAAATAATAGTTTCTTCAAATAAATTAGTTCAAGTTTAA
- a CDS encoding MFS transporter, whose product MKKQKLSFWEIWNMSFGFLGIQFGFALQGGFMSRIFQTLGAEKDAIPLLWIAAPLTGLLVQPIIGYLSDRTWSPKWGRRRPYFLIGAILSSIALFLVPHSPALWIAAGFLWILDASINVSMEPFRALVADKLPESQRSYGFVIQTLIIGIGTWIASNLPWLVSKLGVSDSAVQGVIPMSVKVAFAIGAFVFLVSILYTVFTTSEYPPEDLEEFEREKRESKNTFISDILGNIGSMPNTMIKLGVIQFFSWFAFFTMWSLANPALTEHVFNTPAPIESSYNMSDANDVLLFDTANTAFQKSSNLVGSAMGIYGLSSMAFALILAFYTSKKRINRKYVHLGSLILGGIGFLAMYYASPENLKYCFILIGIAWGSILSMPYAMLSSSVDPKKMGVIMGIFNMFIVIPQIIAALGGINFVSGLLGDQAINAMTVAGISLIIAGLCNLLITNKNAITYQLNE is encoded by the coding sequence ATGAAAAAACAGAAACTTAGTTTCTGGGAAATCTGGAACATGAGTTTTGGATTCCTCGGAATACAATTTGGTTTTGCGCTTCAGGGAGGTTTTATGTCACGAATATTCCAAACTTTAGGTGCTGAAAAAGATGCAATACCATTATTATGGATTGCTGCGCCATTAACCGGTTTACTTGTACAACCCATAATAGGTTATTTAAGTGACCGTACATGGAGCCCAAAATGGGGGAGAAGAAGACCTTATTTTTTAATTGGAGCAATATTAAGTTCTATTGCTTTATTCCTTGTTCCACATTCACCTGCATTATGGATAGCAGCAGGGTTTCTATGGATACTTGATGCTTCTATTAATGTTTCAATGGAGCCATTTAGAGCATTAGTTGCTGATAAACTCCCGGAATCTCAAAGATCATATGGTTTTGTGATTCAAACATTAATAATAGGTATTGGAACATGGATAGCAAGTAATTTACCTTGGTTGGTTTCAAAATTAGGAGTAAGCGATTCTGCAGTTCAAGGTGTAATACCTATGTCTGTAAAAGTTGCATTTGCAATTGGAGCATTTGTCTTTTTAGTAAGTATATTATATACGGTCTTTACAACTTCAGAATATCCTCCTGAGGATTTGGAAGAGTTTGAACGAGAAAAAAGAGAGTCTAAAAACACATTTATTTCTGATATTCTAGGAAATATTGGTTCAATGCCTAATACCATGATAAAACTTGGAGTAATACAATTCTTCAGTTGGTTTGCATTTTTTACAATGTGGAGTTTGGCAAATCCAGCATTAACTGAACATGTATTTAATACGCCAGCTCCTATTGAGTCATCATATAATATGTCTGATGCAAATGATGTGTTACTTTTTGATACTGCAAATACAGCATTTCAAAAGTCTTCAAATTTAGTTGGTTCTGCAATGGGAATTTATGGATTGTCATCTATGGCATTTGCCTTGATACTGGCTTTTTATACTTCAAAGAAGAGAATCAATAGAAAATATGTTCATCTGGGATCATTAATTCTTGGAGGAATTGGTTTTTTAGCCATGTATTATGCTTCTCCTGAAAATTTAAAATATTGTTTTATTCTAATTGGAATTGCTTGGGGAAGTATCCTTTCAATGCCTTATGCAATGTTGTCAAGTTCGGTTGATCCGAAGAAAATGGGAGTGATTATGGGAATATTTAACATGTTTATTGTAATTCCACAAATTATTGCTGCATTGGGAGGAATAAATTTTGTTTCAGGATTATTAGGGGATCAAGCAATTAACGCTATGACTGTAGCAGGAATAAGTTTAATAATTGCAGGATTGTGCAATTTATTAATTACTAATAAAAACGCAATAACATATCAATTAAATGAGTAA
- a CDS encoding RagB/SusD family nutrient uptake outer membrane protein — MKKHSFKILFVSIITLFTFTSCLDDLDTLPEDKDIVLAEDLFDDPAAYKQVLAKIYAGLAISGQQGPAGLPDISGIDEGFSQYLRQYWLAQEVTTDEAVIGWADGSLPDYHEQDWTSGNEFITALYNRIIYQITSANAFLRQTTPELLDSRGVTGQLLEDVLVYRDEARFLRALSYYHALDLFGNVPFVTEADEVGFFFPEQILRTDLFSFIESELLAIENTLIEPLANEYGRADKGAAWTLLAKLYLNAEVYSGQNKYTECLTYTNKIINAGYSLESDYQNLFLADNYLSDGIIFPIVFDGLHTQSYGGTTFLIHAAIGGTMSPADFGVNGGWGGNRTTSALVDLFDIDVSSLQASLGAASTWGLVGSATTNGWDGPDMTLYESGTANVFVGYLTLADGEIKFRENNDWGNNYGDDGADGTAESGGQNIAVTAGTYKITFDLGALTYSIEPITDNRAMFHTDGQTKEIADIPTFTEGYAITKFKNIDRAGNPGSDTTGEFTDTDFPLFRLADVYLMYAEAVLRGGAGGDEGTAVGYINQLRARSNNPASLNSIDLDVILDERARELYWEGHRRTDLVRYGRFSSGDYVWPWKGGIAEGVSTSSHLDIFPIPATDLNANPNLTQNQGY; from the coding sequence ATGAAAAAACATTCTTTTAAAATATTATTCGTAAGTATAATAACATTATTTACGTTCACTTCATGTCTAGATGATTTAGACACATTGCCAGAAGATAAAGATATTGTCTTGGCAGAAGATTTATTTGATGATCCAGCTGCGTACAAACAAGTATTAGCAAAAATATATGCTGGTTTAGCAATAAGCGGACAACAAGGTCCAGCAGGTTTACCAGATATTTCTGGAATTGATGAAGGTTTTAGCCAATATTTAAGACAATATTGGTTAGCGCAAGAAGTTACAACTGATGAGGCTGTTATTGGATGGGCTGATGGTAGTTTACCTGATTACCACGAACAAGATTGGACTTCAGGAAATGAATTCATCACTGCATTGTACAACAGAATTATTTATCAAATTACTTCTGCTAATGCATTTCTAAGACAAACAACTCCTGAATTATTAGATTCACGTGGTGTAACTGGTCAATTATTAGAAGATGTTCTTGTATACAGAGATGAAGCACGATTCTTAAGAGCTTTAAGTTACTATCACGCTTTAGATTTATTTGGAAATGTTCCTTTTGTAACTGAAGCAGATGAAGTAGGATTTTTCTTCCCTGAGCAAATTTTAAGAACCGATTTGTTTTCATTTATAGAAAGTGAATTATTAGCTATTGAAAACACACTTATTGAGCCACTTGCCAATGAATATGGTAGAGCAGACAAAGGTGCTGCTTGGACATTACTAGCTAAATTATATTTAAATGCTGAAGTATATTCAGGTCAAAATAAATATACTGAATGCTTGACTTATACTAACAAAATTATTAATGCTGGATATTCGTTAGAATCAGATTACCAAAATTTATTCTTAGCAGATAATTACTTATCAGATGGCATCATCTTTCCAATAGTTTTTGATGGTTTACATACACAATCATATGGTGGAACTACCTTTTTAATACACGCTGCTATTGGTGGAACAATGTCTCCAGCCGACTTTGGTGTCAACGGAGGTTGGGGTGGAAATAGAACTACAAGTGCACTTGTAGATTTATTTGATATTGATGTGTCTTCATTACAAGCTAGTTTAGGTGCAGCTTCAACTTGGGGACTTGTAGGAAGTGCAACAACCAATGGTTGGGATGGTCCAGATATGACATTATATGAGTCAGGTACTGCAAATGTTTTTGTTGGATATTTAACACTAGCAGATGGTGAAATAAAATTCAGAGAAAACAATGATTGGGGAAATAATTATGGTGATGACGGTGCTGATGGTACTGCCGAATCGGGTGGCCAAAATATTGCCGTTACAGCTGGTACATATAAAATAACATTTGATTTAGGAGCATTGACATATTCTATTGAACCAATTACAGACAATAGAGCAATGTTCCATACTGATGGTCAAACTAAAGAGATTGCTGATATACCAACCTTTACAGAAGGATATGCGATTACTAAATTTAAAAATATAGATAGAGCTGGTAATCCAGGTTCTGATACAACTGGAGAATTTACTGATACTGATTTCCCACTTTTTAGACTTGCAGATGTATATTTAATGTACGCTGAAGCTGTACTTAGAGGTGGTGCAGGTGGTGATGAAGGAACAGCTGTAGGTTATATCAATCAACTTAGAGCAAGATCAAATAACCCAGCATCGCTAAATTCAATTGATTTAGATGTTATCCTTGACGAAAGAGCAAGAGAATTGTATTGGGAAGGGCACCGTAGAACTGATTTAGTAAGATACGGTAGATTCTCTTCTGGAGATTATGTTTGGCCTTGGAAAGGTGGAATAGCTGAAGGCGTTAGTACTTCAAGTCATTTAGACATTTTCCCAATTCCTGCTACAGATTTGAATGCAAATCCAAATTTGACTCAAAACCAAGGATATTAA